A single region of the Plasmodium malariae genome assembly, chromosome: 7 genome encodes:
- the PmUG01_07050000 gene encoding fam-l protein, protein MEQKMKHLFFFKIYTFMLLTWLYHFYDNMYTSNKYIYGNYMLGKQIGTRTYRFLAKCKDYHYSTIIELKEGMSSHTVSEKKDISNNRKGIPGKKKLSNGNSSKNARESEQPMKNKYGSFEIKNLSHMEKKILKELDYLNFLKNNRTTRDKIYKSFVRKKYGLRLCLPLLMLLLLIIGLIVELSLGFTGKSGLLIHLGLKKSDLESLVTSKESGSSSVWMTVLKWLLGSSSSDNSSTCYFCNETLKTLSDMCALRQFFSILIYLIPFFLLAITLISALVYYFKNVKKYKKFKFRKRKNKE, encoded by the exons atggaacaaaaaatgaagcatttgtttttttttaaaatttatacatttatgctTTTAACTTggttatatcatttttacgATAATAtg tatacgtctaacaaatatatatatggaaattaCATGCTTGGTAAACAAATAGGCACAAGAACTTATAGATTCCTGGCAAAATGTAAAGATTATCATTATTCAACTATTATAGAATTAAAAGAAGGGATGTCGAGCCATACAGTATCTgagaaaaaagatatatctaataatagAAAAGGGATCCCGGGAAAGAAGAAACTATCAAATGGAAATTCATCAAAAAATGCAAGAGAATCAGAACAAccaatgaaaaataaatatggcTCATTTGAAATCAAAAATTTATCtcatatggaaaaaaaaatattaaaagagcTTGATTAtctaaattttcttaaaaataacagGACGACTAGggataaaatttacaaaagctttgtacgtaaaaaatatggattaCGACTTTGTTTACCTTTATTaatgttactattattaataataggaTTAATAGTAGAATTATCACTTGGATTTACAGGTAAAAGTGGTTTATTAATCCACTTAGGTTTGAAAAAGTCTGATTTAGAGAGTTTGGTCACTAGCAAGGAATCAGGGTCCAGTTCAGTATGGATGACAGTTTTAAAATGGTTATTGGGATCAAGTTCGTCTGATAATTCTAGTACATGTTATTTTTGCAATGAAACATTAAAAACTCTCTCTGATATGTGCGCATTAAGGCAattcttttctattttaatatatttaatacctttctttttattagcTATCACATTAATATCAGCgcttgtttattattttaaaaatgttaaaaaatataaaaaatttaaattcaggaaaaggaaaaataaagagtaa